The Chiroxiphia lanceolata isolate bChiLan1 chromosome 4, bChiLan1.pri, whole genome shotgun sequence genome includes the window GATAGACTATAAAATATGTAACTTGAAGTTTCACTGATGATATGCTCAGAAGGATTATAAACCCAGTAACATCCCAGGCTCTTTGACGCAGAATCTTTATCATTCTTGCAGATTGCTTCTACTTCTCCACACTCCACATCACGGGGGCACAGCAAGGGTGGCAGATGTGGAGCAGGTGCAGCGGAGATGTAATATGGACATGGATGTAAGAAATTCGGAGTTGACACTCAAGAGCAAGCTGGTTGTTTGACAGGTTGAGAAATGCTTTGCTACTGCAAGATAataatggttttaaaaagtTAGAAGTCCCTCCTGTTCAACTAGCAGCCACCTGAGTCCCGTGAACAAAGTTTGAGGGTGCTTAGAGAAGAATGGGCAGGTTGATCAAGTAGAGAGCTTGAAGGTGGCAACAGTTGGGTCCAGATCACAAGGAACTGATCATTAAACTAACAAAGTTGGCAGCACCACCTTATTTAAGAATATTTCAAGtcatctttaaaacaaagagcagTGGCCAACTGCAAGATGAGTCATTAAAAATCCACAGTAGGAGAGTGGTAAAAACACATGGTAGTCCTACAGGGAAAATGGAGAACAGTATCTACAAACTGGCATCTCAGGGTTGACCTGGGCATGTCTGTGGCTCTGTATTTGgggcaaacagggaaaagaggatGCTTTTCTGATACTAGTTAGATGGAGGGTTGGCAGAAGTACTGGCAAGTTCTTCCCCTTTTATCCAGATGACTACTCTTGCTGTTCCTCTATCACACTTAGTGAAGTGTAACAGTGATTAAAATGTTACTACTGGGAATGAACTGACACATACACATGCATGCAACATGTAGCGTGAGACTCTTTCCCTTACAAATTCAGCCTAGAGAAAAAACGAGGTTGAgggatttattaaaaaaaaccaaccctttATTCCCCTGCAACCTGGGAAGCTGTTCTGCACTAGAGAAGGGGGttgaggagaggaggagagagagagagagagtacTGGACCCTTTGTGAGTCTCAGTAAGAAAGGTCTAGCAACAAATAGCTTAATGATTACTTTAATAAGACAGAGTAAGATGATGAATACAGACAGCAAGTGAAATGAACATCCCTTCAGATGCTGGGCACCCCACATTCATGTAGCATCAGCCAGAATCCAGATAGATTTTCCCACAgtgtgctgtgcagagcagatgCAAACCCATCCACAGAGAGATCCTCTCCCTTCCTATCACTTGACCTAGTTTATAATTTCTGTACACCAGAACAACCCTTTACTCTAAAGGATGTTCTCATGAGAACTTGTTGCTGCTCTGTTAGATAAAGGCAAGGCCAGGCAGGTGGGAGCTGCCTGTGAGCTCTGCTGTTCGGGTGAGCTGGCAGAGATATCCTGCAGCCAAGGGGTGTGTGCAGACCTGAAAGCTGTGCTGGACATGCAGCCCAGCCCAACCCGCAGCTGCCATGTGGGTCACTGACTCCCAAACATTCAAGGGTCCGGGTCAGGGCAACAGCTCAGGAAATGCCCCCTCCCATCTGATTTCAGGCCTCGGAGAACAGTTTGGCACAGGGATCTGAAGCTTTGAAACTGCTGACTCCACAGTCTGCTTGTTTTCAAAGCCCacagagggctggagctggcCACGGGTGTGAGCTGGGATAGTAAAGATCAGGCATTGCTTTGGTACCATCAGTCAAATGCAGGAAGGCTGTCACTTTGCAAACACTTCCATGCTTTCGTGCCTACCATGGACAACACAGCTGAAACCTGCAGCTGTGAGACACAGCTGGCTTTCAGAGCTGGGAAAGAGCCTTAGGAAGTAATGGGCAAGTCATACCCAGAAGGGCTCTGAGTAGCTGTTTTGTCATTGTAAcatcaagaaagaaagaactgaaataaatgatgTTCAGGATGGGTTGCATTAGATTCCCTTTGACCTAGGAACCAGGTGGCAACTATTTGTAATCAGGTGGCAACAAATCAGTCATCAGTGTATACCTTTAAGGCAAAACCTTCCTAGCATGCTCTGCTCCCTTTATATAGGGGCACTCGTGGGTACTGGAGGTTCTAGTCATAACCTGGTTTTTGGCTGCCTCACCACACACAGTGAGTACttacttccttccttcttccagaCTTGCTTTCTCTAGTTTTCACAggatggctgtgctgctgctcccagccaggctgttGTTTAAGGAAATATGGCTCAGTTTGTCTTTTCAAGAGCAAGAAACTTACGCTGGATGAGTGGATGTAGCAAATTCACAGCTACTGCTCTTCCTGGGGTCTGTCTGTCAACTGCATGTGTAGCTGAGGGTGGGGTAGTGATTAAATGGCCTTTGCTTCATGATATGCATAAAAGTACTGACTATCTAAGTGATGCAGCTTTAGTCTTTGAATTTCAgtcatttttgtttgttagttttggATTACTTAATTTTGGGTACATTCTTCTAAGGAAAGTGATGGACAAATGCTTGCAAGTTGTTGAAAGAGTGTTTCATTGTCAGTTCTGATCTAGTTGAGCTTGGTCCCCAAGCAAAGCTGTTTTTATACACAGGTACCAGTGCAAGAGCATCAGGACATGGTAAATGAGGTGACATGAAGGATATGAGTGCTAGTATCTCATACTGTCTTTTGTGTATGAAGATACACTGCTTTTGCAGGAGTGCCTTTGTATCTCCCAATGGGATAACGATCTTACACATTAGGTTGAGAGTTTGGGAAATATATCATTCTACTTTGATGTTTACGTACATATATAATGTGATGCAACTCTGGATAGCATTCCATGTCCTGTTCTGAAAGCTGTTGATTTACTTGCAAATCGAATGTTGTCCTACAGAATATATAAGTCAAAATCTAAAAGATAGGCAGAATAAATCCAATATGAATGTTTTatccaaccaaaaccagactACATCCAAACATTGGAGTGCCTGATTGAAGTTGAGCTTAAATGTCTACTTGTTTTAAACACAGGGgttaaaaattgaattaaagGGGGTAAAACTGTGTAAAATATACTAAAGGGCAGTGATTGTAGGACTTAAAtgcttaatttcttttactaCTTTTGAAATTCAAGTATGAATTACAACAGCTGATCTTCAATGCAAATTTTCTTGTCTACCTCCCATAGTAAATAGTGACTTCATGATctagaagacattaaaaaaccctttgGCATGCAAGCTACATagtattttctgtgttcagagTTTAGTATGTGATTAGACTATCAGAAGTAGCAGATTACACTGAAACAGAACTGCATTTGAAAAGTTAGCAATGCAAACTCTCGAGAGTAAATCAAAGTCTGTGCAAAATGTGTTGCTACAGGTGGGtaggtgtgtgtggggagagaaaggtggagaagaaagaaggggaaaaaaatttaaacctctattaaaataaaattctaaaaactctaaaaataaccaaacccaGACAGTCTCCAGGACTGAAACCAGACAATAACCTGCCAGCTACATATAGATGacaaagcaaatgagaaattGCATGCCCCACTTGGAGGtacatcttcattttaaaaaaagaagtcactTACAGAAGAGCAAGTTGGTGATTTGTCTTACATCCTGGACCTTTTTCAACCCTTGTCAGAAAATGATAAATTGTTGAAGCATATTGTACAGTAGCAACTCTATTTGTGTGTTCTGTCATGGCTTCTGAAGTGCTTTGTGTGGAAAGGTTAACTactgactgaaaaataatatagaaTTATTTACTGATcttaaaaaatagtaaaattaaaaatttgcaaTATATATTCTCTCCCTTTGATGACTGAGATGATATTATTCCCTGCTGCATTAGAGCTACTGGTACTTGGGGAGAATGGGCCAATGTTACATTCACACAATTCTCTTGTGTTGATCCATCCACAACTAGAAGTATTTTTGTTCCTGGAGGCACTATAAACTGCCCAAAGAATAAAGCAGGACTTCAGAAAACTCAGTTTAAAAGATTGGCTCAATAACCTTACCATGAGGTACATTACCCAAACTTACTACTTTGTCATGAAGAACAAGAAATTCTGTGTATGTGGATATTAAGTGCAGGAACACTCAGGCAAAGAAACATCTGAATGTtcagaggtgtttttttttcttggctgacTGCATGTAAAAGGACAAAACGTATTTTATAAATTGGAATAAGTATGCATGTAAAATTGAGCTGGATTTACTCACTGTGCTTTGATTATCTGGGAACattgttaaaaaatatacacaaaCGAGTTCTGACTCCATTGTTTGCTCAGAGGTTTCCCCTCCCTAATGCATACCCCATACTATAAGCACTTGTTCTCATTTCTGGCTAGTACGTTAGAAAAGAGAATATATAGACAGTACTAGGTCTGGAGGGGAGTGGATGGGAGAAAGACTGAACTGTCTGAAGAGGATACATATGGCATGTTTACAAAAGCTTTTAGATTCCTAGTCTGTTTTCAGAGTAGCTTTAGGTATTagttaaaattgctttttactGAAGAAGTCCATTGTGTTTGGTAGAGAAGCACGACAAAAAGGTCACCACAAGCAGAGGTAGGGTGGGGGGTACACAGGCAGGAGGTGAAGCAGCTACTCGCTGTACTGACACACCAACTGAGAGCTCTTCACCTCTGACTGACTccccagctggcacagagctTTCTTTTCACCCTTAAggcttttcttccatttgatTCAATTCTTTCTCCACCCCTAACTGTTGAAGTGTCACTGTTACATCCCTTGATTCAATCCACAATTCAAGATTTTTTGGACAGCTGAACTTTTTACCCGATGACTCTTACTAGACTGGCATTTAAAGCTGACCCTGTGTTTTCCAAAAGGGACAGGTCATTGTCACCAAAACATTAGCATTTCCCTTCCCAACATCAGTCAAACTATTGTTTTGCCATCAGTGCAAGGCTGTGACTTGCAGTTATTCCACGCCTGCTTACCTTCCAATCAGTATTTTTGTAAGTGTTAGCATAATTAAACAAGTTGTTGCTTTGAGTTAGACTTGTGGCACTATTGTAtgcttctcttttattttattctgtacaGTGGAACAAAgcaatgctttgaaaaaaaaccatccaGGAAGTTTACACtggtttacatttatttaaaaaaaatatttagacacTTCTGTATTTCACCTGTGGATTATGAACTACAAATCAAATAGGGCTCATCACTTCAAAGAGGTTCACAGGTACAAAACAGCCTCCTTCTGGCATCTTCACATCCTCCTCTTCTGAGTGCTTATGTACAACACTGCGAAAAAGAGAAAGTGGCACGCATAAGACGGCCCTGGTAAATAAGGTGCAGAAgcctgtttatttaaaatatcttatttcCATGGCTTGTAAATTGACACTGTAATGAATCTCATTCAGCATGAACAAAGTCAGTTAACTTTTAAGTCCAGGTTTCAAAAAATGCTACCAAATTTAGACATTATGTATTACTTTGGTTCAGTGTTTATTACGCCTGTAGCCAAAACACAATCCAACAGATGGAGActgaagggaggaaaaacaaagccagtACCCTGCAGTATTACCGAGGGGAGCATGAGAGATTTCCCAAGCAGCAGAATTACAGGTGCCAGACACTAATGCTGTGATCTTTCAACACAAGCTGTAAATCTCAAGCACTTAAAGCAAAGCTAATGATAAGCTCTGAAGCAGCAGATATCCTCCACCTGCATGGCTTGTGATATCCCCAGAATGGATCCAATCACAACTAAATGATAGTGCTCCTAAACCTGGGATGTCTTCAGCTCTCTCCTCAGCCTGTTCTTCAGCCTTCTGCCTCTCATCCGTTTGTTATAACTTGcgtaataaattatttccttaattgGTTTCCAGCTGTAATAACCACTCTGCTTCTTAGCATAACAGTCCAAATGCCTTGCAAAAAGCATTTGGCCTCATTTCAAGGATTACTTCTCCACCCAAAACGCTCTTGTACACTGGTGCTACATTCTCTTTGACTCTTTTCATAACATGGAATTCagtccttctttctttttattccctccCTCATTGCTGACCTCCATCTTCTTCTTAAGTAACTTAGTCAAACTCTGCTTCATTTACCTTCTCTACAAGTCTCTTCACATCTGACTTGTGaaccttttctatttttagatACTCTTCTCCCTGGCATGCCCTGCTATTACAGCCTAACTGATACCAGAGAGTCATTCCAGGAGCCTGGGATTGTCCTTGAAGTGCACAAAAATCCACCTACTGCACTGGGATGTTCAAAGGCTCAGCAGTAAAACATGAGTGATTTTTCTTGACTAGTGGTAAACTCTTTACTCAGAGACGAAAATAGCCTCCAGTACTAATAAGTAGCATTCATTCAGTTCTGGACAACTGCCTCTCACCAGAAAATATTAGTGTCACTGTAATATCTGCACTGTTTCATAAATTTATGCAGTAGCTTGCCTAGCAAAACACAAACTTCTGTGGTGCAGAGGCCATCTAAATAAGCAGCAAGTGCAAAAAGCCTGTCAAATGATAGAAAATAAGCTCCAAGGAAGGCTAGAAAAGAATGTGCTTCTCTAAAATGAACTTCAAGTTCAGAGGCAAAAAAGGCCACAGGAATGCAGAAAAGCATGGACTGTGGAAAGTGAAATTGTAAAAAAGTAAATGTGGAAAGGCTTCCAAGAGGGCCTAAAACTAATACTCTTACAGGCAGCTTGCTTATACCTCAGCCACCCCTGAAATTCAGAAGTAAATATCAAAACACAATTTCCTAATGAGCAataacagaagcagcaggaattaCCATTATTTCCTCGGATAAATGCATCCCCATACTTGTTCTTTAATTGTCCATTTACATATTCTTCAGTTTGTTCCAGAGCTATATTCATATACCCATCCAGGCAAGCCAGGACACCTGAAAAGCGACAGTTTAAGAGAGAATCAGttgaaacttattttaaaataaacaaaaatgcattGTGTTTGAatagtacaggaaaaaaaccaaatctgtATCTTTATAACAAACCAAAAGCCCAAGCTTGGCCAGATGTATTCTTCAAATAATTCAGCTGGGAGACAGGAATCTCAGGCTATCAATCTGGTAGCAACACTGTCAATTGATGTAAGGGTTGTGGGGGTAAAAAAAGTCATTAAGGCATGACTTCGAAAAGATGGACAATTTTCACTTTGAAAGTTTAAGTTGTCCCCTCTCACTCGTGTTTTAAGAGCTTGTGACATTAAGAATAAATGGATAAGCTAAGGACAAGGCTAGGTAAATTGAATTATCACCAAACCTTGTGAAGGATATAGCTAAAAAGCAACCCTTTTCATACAGGACACCATACACACTTTTAGTCATATTTATCTTCATGCTTACAGATCTAGAAGAACATTAGCTGAAAGCCTCTGCTTTGATGTAAACAAAATTCTACATATGTTTTGACAAAGGGCTCTCAAATGGCACTGAAACGttcccacaaaaataaaattacactcTTTAGCgcaactaaagaaaaaaatgtctgtaatATTAGGTGTTCTTTTGATCaggaaaatatgcattttagTAGCACTTATTTCAGACAAGTATTTATGTTCTCACTTCTAATAGCACCTGTTGAAGGCTGTACCCTGTTCACTCAGTACTTCCTAAGTGCTGGCAGCATGGTGgtattttttcattcaaagcCCCTCCTCTCTGTCTATGCCTAGAACCACGGCCACCTACAAATTTAACTCACCTAATCAACAGAACTGAATGTGAGGATTAACAGATGTAAAGAATGGCTCAGAGAATGCAACTTGATTTATTAATCATGCACATAATTAATACAGCTTTTTACAAGTTGTTTTATCTCccttttggatttttgtttccCTGACTTCATCCTTGCATGTGCAGACAATattactaaaattattttttcctctgtttgaaGAATACTCATTTACCTGGCAGTAAAACTTGAAATACAGTATATTGGCTGTActtggggagagggagaaaactgAGAATCCTCCTCTAGGACacattctcatttttcagaagtgttacTGTAGTTTCTTCCATATAGTAATTAGGAATTGAAGTTCTTCTGCCAGCTTCTCATGGTTTAAAGACtattattttcctctctgtttttccttcctctgtttccACAGACACAGGAAAAACTGCTCACAAAATATCATGAAATGCaccaaaaaacctaaaccaaacaAGGGGTCAAAACTCTCTTCCATTCCAGTAATCCTGAGTGCTCCATGCaacaatagaaaacaaaaatatgtttgtcCAAAATTAAAGTTGGACTATGTGAATTTACTGAGGCCCCTAGGCAGTATTTTCAAACTCTGGTTCATGGCTGTTTcattctcttcctccttttctttgtgtttactCTAAGGCCACTAATGGCATCAAATATTATCACTGCCCATCCTGGCCAGCGTTTTATCTGGTTTATTTGTATGTAGAGATGTTGCAATGTACAAATCCATATCCACACACAGAAATGGTACATTAATATACCACTGATTACTTTTCATTGCCCAGGGCATGTGCAGCACTGGGCAATGAATCAACACACTTCACAGTTACACATCAACATTTGCATTAGGCCACGTTTTGTGTGCATGGTGGCTCAGAGGGTGGAGGTACAGACATAAAATTAGCAACGCAGCCTGGGGGAGAATCGAAACAGATCTGCAACAAAAAGCCTGATGTGCTGTTTCTTAAGGCTTTTCCAAGTGTTGGGTcacatttctgcagaaaacaaaacagtgcctattttctcaaaatgaaaCCAATACACAGATTTTCAACCGCAAGGTCACATCAAGTGGGAAGGATGGAGAGCACAAGGAAATAAGGAAGGgaaggtgggggaaaaaaaaatccagtaacaAATAAGAGTATTCAAGGAACTATGGTTCAATTCCTCGTAGGTCTGACTGTAGGCATGCTAAACTAGCTTTGtggagggaagagctgagtaGTTCATCTACAGCATTTACAAACAGACCTTACGAAGCAGGAGATAGCAATGGTCTCAAAGAGAATAGGAAGTGCATCAAAAAAACAAATCTGGTTTAGCCCTGCCTTGTGTGCAACCTTCAGGTAAATGATGACTTGCTTTAAGTGACTTTAATGAGCTCTCCCTATATTCTCCTGCAAGAAAGAATGACAGAGATGCAGTGCCAACCTGAAGCGCTCAGACAACGTGGTTCTCAAAGAACTGAGACTGAAAATTCTGTTACCTGAGTGACACTAAAGAGAAACAGGAAGGGATAAGGAGGCGCTGCTTGCTCTGTCAGTGAAGAATTACAGTTTAGGACTGTCATAACACAAAGATTCCCTGTCACAGCACAAACAAGTCTCCTCTCACAAGTGCCAGGCTAAGCCAATTGAAGTAAACCTATCTGAAGCAGTGATCTGTAGCAGAACCACAATGTTTAAGTTACTACAGAATGAAATCTCTAAATTGCGCACAACAGAAGTTTTAGTTAAGTCTGGATACTACTTGGACAGGTCAATAATGGGAGTAGGACCAGGACATTTCACTGCacagaaaagtttttaatttactgGTTAAAAACATCTACAATTCTACATACAGTATGTGAAGGAATACAGATAGGCTAAAGAGTTCTGGAATAAATCTGCTAGACTGTGTTAAAATGAAGAGGGCATACAGCAGCAAAGCCACACTAGGCTTTCTCCTCTATCTCTGTGAGTCTTGGTCCAACACAGGTCTAGGCAGCTGTTTAACCACGAATATCAGTAACTCTTTCATCCCTTGTGTCGGAGCCACCTTATGACCTGTAGCACAGTTAACTTTGAAGCTTTTCCAGACCAAGATCCACACTAGGAGTTAGAGAACAGAAAGGTGAAGAAAAGGATAGTTCCAACAAGGGTTGCTGTCAGAGCACTGAAAAGGGGGCTGCCTGGCCATTTCAGGAGTTGTAATGCCAGATGATCTTTACAAATGTCAGTTTAGAAATTTTGAATCACCCCAAGACTCCTGTTGAATCATCTGTGACTAAAGAGACTAATGATTTAGATCAGTAATTTTAACCTCTAAATCCACTGTTAACCTCCTTTGTTTCTTCAGGGctgattttctatttttaatgtcaCCATTCTGAGATCTGTATTCACGCACTCAAAGATTTTGGATCacactgttttgcttttcaaaatcaATTAATCTATTCCAGCCTCCCCAGTCAATTACTTTACTCGGtgaaagacagacagagagCGTACCTCGATAATCAACTccagaatttaattttacaacAACTGGCCTTCCGATGATTTGTTTTAGGAAGTCACTCGGGGTTTGCTTCCGTAGACTCATCTTGGTCTTCTCTGGTAAGCTGAGAAGTTAAGAGAAAACATTTGGATGAGAAACACAATCCCATATTGTCCTAAATACTCTGTAAAGACAGGCAGACCCCTGATTCTTAATACTTTCAGTAGGAGAGAATATCAAAGGGGATAAAAGCAAAACCTTAAGGGTGGAGGTGGAGAGACAGAGCTCCTAAACCCACTGCATTAAACCTTCCCTCTGGCATTTTTATAACTCCTGAAATTAACATTAAGGATCCTTGTTTGCCATGCTGTGCATCTTTTAAACTTCCAACAGTGCCAAAGGCCTCATCATCTCTAGCACCTTttggtaaaattatttttactaaaCTTAGAGAGCTAAGCCATAAGTGTTTAATGTCTTCAGGGGGTGGAGGGAGAAGTCAGAAGCTGCTCCATACACAGGAACAGCAAGAGCATTTTGATCTCGTCTCGCAAatacaagcaaagaaaaaacttgAAAGGATGCCTTCCACTGAATCTGTTAAAGCAGACTAAGTTAAGGCTTGTGATTAAATCAGAGAGACCTGAAATGATGATGTGATTTAAAAATCCAGCGCAGAGACACACCCCCCCCGTCAGTATTCGCTCAACTTCTGCTCCAGTGTCTCTTTGCCCAGGGAACATTTGTTCTGCATTTCCAGCCGAcggcaaaaaaccccactgcgGTGCCGACTTCTCGTCGCTGCTTCCTGCGGCAAATCGCACCGGGCGATTCCAGCCGCGAATCCAGGGATCCTCGCTGGTTTTCCCACCAATACCCACCGCCACCCGCGTCCCACAGCCGAACCTTTCCCGGACCAAACGTGTCCCAGGGAAGATCCCGGACGGAGCGAGACCGCGGCTCCACGAACACCCAGGACGAAGCCGAAACGAGGGCCGGACGCGGAGGCAGGGGGGGGAAACACAGCACCGCACCGGagccccctcctccttcccccgcACTCACCGCCCGCCGCTTCCCGGGCCCCTTCCCGGCTCTTCCCTTCCCGGTGCTTCCCGCGCCCCTTCCCGGCGCTCACCGCCCGCGTGGTCCCGCCCCGCTACGGCGCGCCGGGCGGGACAGTCCGCGCCGGAACGCGCATGGCGGGGCGGGGCCTGTGGGTTTTGGGACGTGCAGGTGATGGTTCGCCTCACTGCCCCAAacccgccgggccgggctgcgGGGGGCTCGCCCTGGGACACCCCGCTCCCCCGCCCCCCATACCAGGCGGCTGAGCCGCTGGTCTCTTCGCGGAGATGCGTTCTCTTACGTCTTGACTTGCGGTTCCAGGCGAAATAACGCCCCGTCGGTTTTATAGGGAGAGAAATCCTCtaggaaaaaagatttcttgtggaaaaaaataatggaatcagttaggttggaaaagacctctgagatcatcgagttcaacctTTGAACACCACCGTGTCAACTAGACCGTGGCACTAAGTACaacatccagtctttccttacacacctccagggacagtgactcctCCACCTCCCTCCACAGCCCACcctttccctgaagaaattcctcctaatgtccaataTGATCCAGTATATAATCGTATTCTGCTCTAATGGGATCCTATTAATCCCCAAATGATCTTGTCTTACGTGGGCCTTATCAGAGATGCAGTGAACACCCCTCAGGTGCCCTGTCCAGGACCAGACAGGAAGGTGCTGCTCAGTTTGCTTCACAAGGGGGATTACTGAAGATAGAAACTaaggttgtttggttttggttgttttttttttcaaatgtcatcTGGGAAGAATGTAGCACAAGAAGAAGCTGAACTCATCTTCTATTTCTCCCCTTCTTCTCAcctgtcttttctcctttcctgcagctattttttttttttttttttaagggatgTGATACTGTGACAGGAGTTAATCATCTGTGAAACCTTCTggaccagatttttttttttttattcctttattgATTTAGTATCTTGCTGAAACTCTCAATTCTCATGATATGAAGAAAACGTACCGTGGCTTTTCAGAATACGGATTGGTATTCTCGCTTCCTTCCAAAGTtgtttatcttctctttttgaACACATGTcca containing:
- the LSM6 gene encoding U6 snRNA-associated Sm-like protein LSm6, with the translated sequence MSLRKQTPSDFLKQIIGRPVVVKLNSGVDYRGVLACLDGYMNIALEQTEEYVNGQLKNKYGDAFIRGNNVLYISTQKRRM